The genomic DNA CTTGCATTAATGGATAGGCTTTGGGACGGCGTTTTCTTAACGAATGGTTCAACTCGACCTACTCTTATCTCTTCATAACTATCAGCTACCTTTTCGAGCATTATACGATAAATTTTCTTAGCTTTTTTGTTGGTCTTACCATCCCATTGAGAGCTAAAATTATCTAAGTGTTGTCTCGTGGCTTGTAAAGACAAACGAATCGTAAAGTCATGTTTTACCTGTTGGCGTAACAGCAGCACGGGACGAATTGTTACAAAACTTTACAACGTGGCGGATTTTGCACGTATGTCGGCTTTACGCCGATGAGAGTGCGATCGCTTGACTGTGCTGGCTATTCCCAAAATGAATAACTTTTTATCAGACCACGAAACACTTTTGCAAGAGGTCTAATTTTTGACGGGGTGTTAATCCTTCAAACTCTGCCAGTTAAACCTGTCAGCGTGCTTGTCGCCCCGTCAAGCTCAACTGTTGAAAACCCAAGCTTTCAAGCTGTTTGTCACCCCGTCAACTAAATAACTAGATCAATGAGTTCTCCGGCTCCTAGACCGATTGCTGCCAGAGTTGTCAAGGATAAAAAGGTCATTAACTGGCTAAAACCCGCAATCTGCATTTCTACTACAGCCAGAAGTGTTGTGAGAAAAGGAATAACGATAAAAAGCCACAACATTGACCAAGAAATAGTTAAAGAAGCTAAAACACTCACCATTAAAGCTATCAATAAAGCTCCCCCAAGGGGGGCGAACAACTGTTTAGGAATCGGTTTTAGGCAAGGAATATTTTTAAAAATTATTGCTGAAATTATTACCAGAAAATAGACCCCCATAACTCCGAGCAACTGATGAGCAGAAAGATAAAATCCGACTAAAAAATAGGAACTAAAAACTAAAAATATAAAGCGGGTAAAGTTTTGAGGAGTTTTCATTTTAGTTTGTCCTTTTGGGGATTTTTAGACTTGATCCTACTGCCTTTATAGAAGCCAATTTTTTCCGGCTTGTTGTCGGTCATTTTGCGTCTAACTCAATTCCATCAAGTTGGTCATTTTTCAATTTCTCACTTTGCTTAATTATTTTTAATAAACTCAGCTTATTAAAATTAAACCTATTCTTTTGTTTCGTCATATCTTTTAGGATCTTTCTTTTTCTTTTTAGTTCCCCCCAATGGCTTTTTCGCTTTTTTAGTTTCTTTGTTACCTTTGCGCTTGGACATAACGATTACTCTCCTAGATTAATTAATGAAGCAAATATGAAAGAAAGGGAAAAATTTGGTTTGAAACTAAGAAATAGGCAATATCTAATCAAACCAGCCTTCTACCTTTTGCCGGAAGGCAATTAAGGCGTGAGTTGTCTGAAACTGTTCCAGCTTTTCAAACAATTGTTCAGATTCGTCTGGTGTCACAATGCTTTTAATTTCAACGTTGGTGTTATAACCAGCAACATCTCCCATGCGTTTACCATGACTACCCGCCCCCTGCGCCGGAATAATCGTGTAGCCAGAGACACCGATGGTTTGTAATAGGTTGACCAAGCGATTTTGTAATACGGCTTCACCAATGATAGTGACCAGAATACCTTGTTTAAAAGAAGATGACATATACACTCCAAGAATGCTTAAAGATATTACCTTGAGCCTATTTGAATGCGGATGAGTACGCGCTACCGAACTAAGCCTAAATTGGAGAGTTCTTGGGCAGATGTCAGAAGATCGATGGCGACAAAGAAAATCTTTCCTTCAGAATTGAGCAAGAACCGCCAAGCAAGATTTATACTAACGCTCGGTCCAAACCAGGGCGTTTCGACTTTACCCGTCACTTTAATAGGGGTGAACCCTTCTTTAGTCGGCTCAGATACTCCCCGCTCAGGTATTAGCCTCAGTTCATAGCAGTCATCGCGCATATATGCGAGGATATTTTCCCGACCAACAATGGGTTTCTCATAAGGGGGTTGTAATGCCCCATCTTCAGCAAATAACGCCACAGTCGCCTCAAAATCAAAGGCGTTCATATTCTCCATGTAACTCAAAACGGTCATATTTTCGACACCCTTAATCTTGACTTTCCTTCGGGGAGTAAGGTTTTTAGGGGGAACTACAGGTTCTTTAACTTTGGCAATTCTTTGAGTTGAGGAATATCCCATATTCGCCACAATATCTTGTAAGACCGTGAGTTGCTGTCCTCCGTCGAGTTGACGAATAGCTTGGAGAACTTGGGAGGCGGATGCAGACAGTGTATATCTTTCTGGAATCGGAGCAATGATTCCCTGTTTCATCCACTCGCTCAATTGATACCAGAACCCCAATTTGACATTGGTGCTGAAAGACGAGTAGGTGTGGCAGATTGGCGTGTCAGCATGGTTAACCAAATCGCACATTACTTGTGTTTGTAATTCGGCTGGCATTTGCTTGATTTGGGTCAAGATTTTTTCGGCAAAAACCATGTTGACAACTGACATAGCAGCAGGAGTAATGGTGAGTCCCATTTCAGTATAAGCAAACCAAAGTAACGCCAACTGATCCTCCGCACTTAGTTGATTAAATGATTCAACCGTCACGGGAACGGCATCTGCAACTTGGGTGTTAGGGAAAATATCTTTAGCTATTTCAAGAGTAAAAGACATAATATAAAAACTCCAAAAAAAATTAAATAGACATTAAAGCACTGAAAATTTTAAAACTCACTTTAAAACAGAAAGACTTAAATTAACGGCGAGGTAAGATTGAGGCGAGTTTATATTTTTAATACAGTGATGTTTATTGATGTCGGTGCTACTTATATAACCTAGTATTTAAATAAGAGAAAACCGAAAGCAGCATTGTCAATTTTGAGAAAAACCTCTCAGAGCCGGAAACCTGTTCCCGACCCCACCCAATGCTCACTTTTCTCTAGGTTTAAAGGACAAATCCATGGGTTGTAGTTAGCTAACAGCAAGAGCAATCAGCAAGCTCGTACTGACTAAAGCAATTGCTCCCGCTCCCCAGAAAATGTAGCGCAATTGCTGTTTAGGGGTTGGATAGGTGGCTACGGACATACCGGGTTCAACCGCATAGTTATTGATGATTCCTTCATCGTCTCTTGTATAGCCCAAAATTAGAGTATTATCGCTCTGAAAGTCCAAGGAGATTTCAGAAGGAATTAGTTCGCTACCATCACTATAATGAACCAATTTTGCTTCTTGGTTAGAAGTGACAGGAGTTGTAGATACGGTTTGTTTTTTCATACTAATATTATAGCTGATTTTAAGAAAAAATACCTAATTATTTTTTTTGGGGAGAAATGAGTTTTTTTCTTAATTAAAAAAAGAGCTACCCGCAGAATCAAAGGACGATCAGGCATCAATTGATCGGGGGAAATATGGGCATAAAAGATTACATAATTAACTTTTAAGCGATTATCTAGCCAAAAAGCCAGAAAGCGATCGCTTGCCGAACAATTATCCTTAATTAAATTCACTGGAACTCTTACAGATAACAATAGACTTCTTGCATAAATTCTCAACTCGGGTTCTCGAAAGTTTTTGCAAGAGATCTAAATAATTATTGATTCAGAAAAAGGGTTCAGTTGGCCATAGGAAGCACAAGCTTTTTAGCTAAACCCAAACTCTTTAAAGTCTGAATCGCCCACCACGTCATGTCAATTTCCCACCATTTCAACCCGGCTTTGACCACATTAGGATGAGCGTGATGGTTATTATGCCAGCCTTCTCCGTAAGTGATAATCGCAGCCCACCAGAGGTTACGGGAATTATCTTTCGAGTCAAAGGTGCGATAACCCCACATATGAGTGGCCGAGTTAATTAACCAAGTGCTGTGCCAAAGTAAAACGGCTCTGACAAATATGCCATAGATGACAAAAGACCAACCGCCAAGCAGATACAGTACAAATCCTACCGGAATCTGAAGCAGTAAGTAATAACGGTTGAGCCAGCGATAAAAGGGATCTCGTGCTAAATCCGGAGCAAATCGCTTATAAGTTTCGTAGTCAAAAAATTCTTTACGGTCGTAAAACAACCAGAGGATATGACTCCACCAAAACCCCCGTTGGGCTGAGTAAGGATCTTTATCAATATCTTCGGTGTGAGCATGATGCAAGCGATGTCCGGCTACCCAAAAAATCGGCCCACCTTGCAATGCCAATCCGCCAATCATTGCCAAAATATATTCAAGCCATTTGGGAACTTGAAAACTGCGGTGAGTCAGCAGACGGTGATAGGCTAAACAAATGCCTATACTACCGGTGAGCCAATGGAAAAATATTGCTATTCCGAGGGCAGACCAAGAAAAAAACCAAGGGGCTAACAAAACTACCGCGTGAGCCGCTCCAAAGAAACCTACACTAACCCAGTTTACCCTGAGCGATTGCTCCCCTACTGTGGGAGCTTCAAGAAAATTCGATGTCATATATATCCTTGTTATGAACTTGCCAATCAACCAGTACAAAAACACTCCGTCCTGGGTGCGATCGACTTTATGTAGCTGAAATTTATAATTGTTTAAAAAGACAGTTACAATAGTAGACGAAGCTGCAAGTGCTACTTACATTTTTTAGTATAACAATAATATTTTTGTTTTGCAAGTGCCACTTGCATTAATTAATGCCTTCTCAGCAAAATTTAACTCGACAGCGTTTAATCAACGCAGCCCTTGAATTATTTGCATCACAGGGGGTTACTCAAACAACAACTAAGCAGATTGCTGAATTAGCCCAAGTCAATGAGATTACACTGTTCCGTCATTTCGGCAATAAGCATGGTTTACTCCTAGCAGTAATTGAAGAGACTGCCGTATTTAATAATTTAGGTCGAGCTTTAGTGGGACAGGCCGATCAAACTAGCGATATTTATCAGGTGTTAAAAGACTATGCCACTGCTTGCTTAATCGCACTAGAAAAAGTTCCCGAGGTCGTTCGCTCGGTGGTGGGTGAATCCGGACAGTACCCTGCCGAAAATCGTGAAGCGCTGGGACGAGGGTTTACCCAAGCTAATCGCTATGTAGCTCAATATTTCGAGGCAGCGATCACTCGTGGTCAATTACATCCTAATCTAAGGGCAGAAAAATTAGCCAGTTTGCTCAATGGAATGTTATTAGGGTATGCGGTGATTGAATTTACCAGTGAGTTCCACGAACTTTGGCAAGATAGAGAAGATTTTTTAGAAAATTTGGTCACGCTGTTTTTGCATGGTGCGGTATCTCAAGTTTCAGAATCAACCTCAGATTCTCCCAATCAACTTAAACCTGAGTCGGTAACAGCAGAAACCGCTCCCGAAGACGTGGCTGATTTACCGGCTCACTTAGTTCATTTGCTGTTGCAACGGGCTAAAAAACAGGGTTTGCAAGAGTACGCCCTAGTTTATCTGCTTTTTGCAGCCGGATTGAGTCCGGCAGAAATGGTTAGATTGAACAGAGCGCATTATATTAATGATCCTCAAGGGAATTACTTACAAGTTACTCAAGGGTTAGTGCGACAAGTTCCCGTCAATCAATGGATTTTAGGTAAACGCTATGGCACTTCTAAGCGCAATCCCTTGACCCAATGGCTAAAAAGTCGCAAAGATAATGAGAAAGCTTTGTTTATCAATCAAACAGAGGTTCGGATGTCTGAAACCGAGCTACTACAGCGATGGTTAAGCATAGCTGAAGGTTTGCTGACTCCGCAAGGGGAACTGCCCACCATTGAACAAGCTCAACAAACTTGGTGCGTGGAGATGCTCACCAGAGGCATGACTTTAGAGCAATTGCAACTGTTGACAGGCTGGGACTTGCTACGGTTAAAACCCTATGCTCATCGTGCTAAAGAACTAGCCGCCTTAAAACAGGCTCAAAGTCTCGATCGGCCGTAACTGTAAATATAGCAATTTTGCTGTTTTTGTCCAAAAAAAGCGATAAAATCACTATAAATTTAGGTTTCTTAATTTATCACTTTCATCTGCCTTTTTTTTGACGAATTGCTCTGAAAATTTGACCAAGCACTGGATTTACTCGAGTTGAAAAATAATTGATCGATTCTGTGATCTTTCTTTTTTTATGCTATAATCCAGAAACCTAAACAAAAGAAAAGTAAATTTAATTGAAAAACGCTTTCAAATAAAAAAAAATAATATTTAGAGAAAGCGAACAAGCAAGAGTTTAAAAAAAGCAGAAAATTAGCGAAAAAAGATTTATATAAGCAGATAAAAAACCTGGAGGATAAAATTCAGCTTATTATCGACTTTTGAAAAGAAAGATAAACCTCAAAATCTGTTTTTTATCAAATCAAATAACGCTACTTCACATAAAGCTAGGCAGAAGCTAAATTTTTTCGAGCCTAGGAAGTAATTGTCTTTTTCTTCCCCATCAATTAATACAATTGTTTTACTTAAAAATTAAAGGAGTTAACAAAATGGATGCTCAAGAAATTTTAAATCGCTACGCATTAGGACAGAGAGATTTTAGTCGAGTTAGTCTAATTCATGTATGTCTAAAAAAGGCAAATTTAGTAGGGGTACATTTATGTGGAGCAAATTTGATTGGAGCAAACTTATTGGGGGTTGCTTTGAGTGAAGCTCATCTAAGCCAAGCAAGACTCAATCAGGCAAATTTAGCTGATGCACAAATGATAGATGCCTGTTTAATTGATGCAGAAATGATGGAGGTAGACCTGAGTGGAGCTAACTTAATTAATGCTAATTTAAGCGGGGCTGATTTGAGATGGGCAAACTTAGGCGGGGCTGATTTGAGAGGAGCAAACTTAAGTCAGACAAATCTTTCACGAGCCGATTTGAGAGGAGCAGATCTCACTGGAGCAAACTTAAAACAGGCAAACTTAG from Gloeothece citriformis PCC 7424 includes the following:
- a CDS encoding P-II family nitrogen regulator, with the protein product MSSSFKQGILVTIIGEAVLQNRLVNLLQTIGVSGYTIIPAQGAGSHGKRMGDVAGYNTNVEIKSIVTPDESEQLFEKLEQFQTTHALIAFRQKVEGWFD
- a CDS encoding pentapeptide repeat-containing protein — translated: MDAQEILNRYALGQRDFSRVSLIHVCLKKANLVGVHLCGANLIGANLLGVALSEAHLSQARLNQANLADAQMIDACLIDAEMMEVDLSGANLINANLSGADLRWANLGGADLRGANLSQTNLSRADLRGADLTGANLKQANLEGANLDGAYLDQSDLTGASLEGTTFKAAVLKGAMMPDGTIQV
- a CDS encoding TetR/AcrR family transcriptional regulator, giving the protein MPSQQNLTRQRLINAALELFASQGVTQTTTKQIAELAQVNEITLFRHFGNKHGLLLAVIEETAVFNNLGRALVGQADQTSDIYQVLKDYATACLIALEKVPEVVRSVVGESGQYPAENREALGRGFTQANRYVAQYFEAAITRGQLHPNLRAEKLASLLNGMLLGYAVIEFTSEFHELWQDREDFLENLVTLFLHGAVSQVSESTSDSPNQLKPESVTAETAPEDVADLPAHLVHLLLQRAKKQGLQEYALVYLLFAAGLSPAEMVRLNRAHYINDPQGNYLQVTQGLVRQVPVNQWILGKRYGTSKRNPLTQWLKSRKDNEKALFINQTEVRMSETELLQRWLSIAEGLLTPQGELPTIEQAQQTWCVEMLTRGMTLEQLQLLTGWDLLRLKPYAHRAKELAALKQAQSLDRP
- the psb34 gene encoding photosystem II assembly protein Psb34, which gives rise to MKKQTVSTTPVTSNQEAKLVHYSDGSELIPSEISLDFQSDNTLILGYTRDDEGIINNYAVEPGMSVATYPTPKQQLRYIFWGAGAIALVSTSLLIALAVS
- a CDS encoding acyl-CoA desaturase; translated protein: MTSNFLEAPTVGEQSLRVNWVSVGFFGAAHAVVLLAPWFFSWSALGIAIFFHWLTGSIGICLAYHRLLTHRSFQVPKWLEYILAMIGGLALQGGPIFWVAGHRLHHAHTEDIDKDPYSAQRGFWWSHILWLFYDRKEFFDYETYKRFAPDLARDPFYRWLNRYYLLLQIPVGFVLYLLGGWSFVIYGIFVRAVLLWHSTWLINSATHMWGYRTFDSKDNSRNLWWAAIITYGEGWHNNHHAHPNVVKAGLKWWEIDMTWWAIQTLKSLGLAKKLVLPMAN
- a CDS encoding orange carotenoid protein N-terminal domain-containing protein, which produces MSFTLEIAKDIFPNTQVADAVPVTVESFNQLSAEDQLALLWFAYTEMGLTITPAAMSVVNMVFAEKILTQIKQMPAELQTQVMCDLVNHADTPICHTYSSFSTNVKLGFWYQLSEWMKQGIIAPIPERYTLSASASQVLQAIRQLDGGQQLTVLQDIVANMGYSSTQRIAKVKEPVVPPKNLTPRRKVKIKGVENMTVLSYMENMNAFDFEATVALFAEDGALQPPYEKPIVGRENILAYMRDDCYELRLIPERGVSEPTKEGFTPIKVTGKVETPWFGPSVSINLAWRFLLNSEGKIFFVAIDLLTSAQELSNLGLVR